Genomic segment of Gilliamella apis:
ATATTGATTATCCTGCTTACTTAGTAAAGGCGAATCGGAAGGTAAATCTTTCACAATAGTAAAAGGATATTTCTTTGCATACGCTGTTTTAACATTATCAGCTAATTGCTGTGCATTCACTTTATCAGTTAACAAACTGTATTCTGAAACTGTCGTTCCGACAAAACATGTTTTTGGTTGTAACCAATGTCGCCATTTGCTATAAAAAGGTAATTTATGAACTTTATTTTTAAAATCATCATCGGCAGTTGTGAGCAAATCAAACTTAGCAGAAAAAGCAGGTACACCATCTTCACTCATCCAGCTCGTAAATTCCTGTGGTGGATGAGAAATAAAATTATTGATTAGTTCATTTGGTTCTAGTTGATTGATATATCGCATAACTTTCTATAAAGGATCGGGTATAACTAGAATCCCGCTAACACATATTAGCGGGATTATTTTGCTTTAAGACTTAAAGTTCTTTTTTAGCTCGGGTAATTAATTGATCGAGTAGTTCAATACCTTGGTCAATTTCTTGACGAGTAATATGTAATGAAGGAGCAAAAGTGATAACATTTTTATAATAACCACCAATATCAAGCACCAAGCCCATTTTATTACCTTTCCAATCAAGATCACCTGACATACCAATATCAACCATTTTATCAACTAATGCTTTGTTAGCTGTAAAACCGTCATCGGTACAAATCTCAGCGCGTAGTGCAAGACCTAAGCCATCAACCTCACCAATTTCTTTATGTTTCTTCTCAAGTGTTTTTAATCCTTCAAGGAAGTATGCACCACTATCCATTACCATTTTTTCGTAGTCAGTTTCTGAAGTCATTTTTAAGACTTCTAGACCAACCGCAGTACCTAAAGGATTTGACGCAAACGTTGAGTGGGTAGAACCAACAGGGAATACTTCTGGATTGATTAACTCTTCACGAGCCCATAAACCACCTAATGGATTTAAACCATTTGTTAATGCTTTGGCAAATACCACCACATCAGGTTTAACATCAAAATGTTCAATTGACCATAATTTACCAGTACGATAAAAGCCCATTTGGATCTCATCAACAACTAATAAAATACCGTATTGATCTAAAACTTTTTTCAGACCTTTAAAGTAGTTACGAGGTGGAACAATATAACCACCGGTTGCTTGTAATGGTTCCGCATAAAATGCTGCATATTCAGCTTGGCCGACTTTTGGATCCCAAACACCGTGATATTCTGTTTCGAATAAACGAGCAAATTCAGCGACTAAATGTTCACCATATTCTTCGGCTGTCATTCCTTTTGGGCGACGGAATGGATATGGGAAAGGAACAAACATTGCGCGATCACCAAAATGACCATAACGACGACGATAACGATAACTTGAGGTAATTGAAGATGCCCCCAAAGTACGACCATGGTAACCACCTTGGAAAGCAAACATTAGTGATTTACCGCCGGTAGCATTACGCACTACTTTTAGTGAGTCTTCAATACATTGAGAACCACCAACATTAAAATGAACACGCCCTTGGTAACCGAATCGCTGTTCCATACCTTGAGCAATAGTTTTTGCTAATTCAATTTTAGTTGGATGAAGATACTGACTAGCACATTGTGGTAAAGTATCGATTTGTTTTTTAAGTACGTTATTTAGACGCTCATTAGCATAACCAAAGTTACAAGCTGAGTACCACATTTGTAAATCAAGAAAGGCTTTACCTTCTTTATCATACATGTAGCTACCTTCACAGCCATCAAAAATCTTCGGAGGTTCAACGTAATGCACGGTATCACCAAATGAGCAATATTTTGCTTCATCAGCTAATAATACTGCGTCGTCAGGGCGACTGTTAATCATTTCTTTAGTTGGTTTACTCATAATTTATCTCACTAATCCATATTCAAATATGACAAAATGTGGCATTATTATCGGAGAAAAGTGATTGTAACAATGTACAATTACTGTATAGATTTTGTGACGACGGACTTGAGATAAAGAAATCACAATAGCTCTCGTAAACCATATCACTATGAATAGGTATCAAAATGAAAAGAATAAGCTGTATAATTTCGCTATTATCAATGTGTTCTCTAGGATATACGCAAATTGTATCAGCAGAATCTACCTCATTGGGAATCGGTTTAGGTTGGTCAACTTCACCATATAAAAGTTATAGTTCAAACTACTATCCTATACCACACATTGATTATGACAATGGCTCGTTTTTTATTGATGATCTTTCTGCTGGGGTTTATGCCCTCAATGATGATAACCAAAGTCTATCCTTTGGCGCTCGCTATTTAGCGAATGAATTTAAACCTCACGATTCTAATAATCATAAACTAAAACAGCTCGATAGTCGCCACTCAACCCTACTAGCGGATATTGAATATTCCTTTAATACCAATTGGGGTATTTTTTCTAGTAGTATTGGCGCTGATATCCTTGATAATAGTAATAGTATTTTAGTTAATGCTGATTATACTGTGCCTTATATTGAAAATAATTTGATTGTTGCACCTGCTATCGGTATAAATTGGGCAAATCGTAAACATAATGACTATTATTATGGAATCTCGCACAAAGAATCTGCACGTTCAGGCTTAGGTTATTTCAATGCTGATAGCTCTTTTACGCCTTACTTTGAAATTGCTGCTCAATATTCGTTAACAGATAATATTGCAACCTTTGGTGGAGTCCATATTGATAAACTAACAGGTGATGCAGCCGATAGCCCAATGGTTGATGATAGTACGGTAACATCTATTTATATGGGTGTATCTTATAAATTTTAAAGAATTTCTTATCAAATCTTATTACTAAGGCGATAATATATCATCGTCTATGAAATTTTTATTATAAATCGTTATGATAAAATAAACTTCGTAAAGCAAATATTTGGAAATATAACACTATGCTTTGGTTTAAAAACGCAATTATTTACCAACTTAATAATGACAATTTACTTGATAAACAAACTATTGAACAAGCGCTTAAATCGGCTTCATTTTCGCCGTGCGGTAATTTAGATACCACTAAGATGGGATGGGTATCGCCTTATAATGATAATAACTTAGATGATTTCATTATTGATATGCAAGGACATTTACTGTTACGGATTAAAAAAG
This window contains:
- a CDS encoding aspartate aminotransferase family protein: MSKPTKEMINSRPDDAVLLADEAKYCSFGDTVHYVEPPKIFDGCEGSYMYDKEGKAFLDLQMWYSACNFGYANERLNNVLKKQIDTLPQCASQYLHPTKIELAKTIAQGMEQRFGYQGRVHFNVGGSQCIEDSLKVVRNATGGKSLMFAFQGGYHGRTLGASSITSSYRYRRRYGHFGDRAMFVPFPYPFRRPKGMTAEEYGEHLVAEFARLFETEYHGVWDPKVGQAEYAAFYAEPLQATGGYIVPPRNYFKGLKKVLDQYGILLVVDEIQMGFYRTGKLWSIEHFDVKPDVVVFAKALTNGLNPLGGLWAREELINPEVFPVGSTHSTFASNPLGTAVGLEVLKMTSETDYEKMVMDSGAYFLEGLKTLEKKHKEIGEVDGLGLALRAEICTDDGFTANKALVDKMVDIGMSGDLDWKGNKMGLVLDIGGYYKNVITFAPSLHITRQEIDQGIELLDQLITRAKKEL
- a CDS encoding MipA/OmpV family protein is translated as MKRISCIISLLSMCSLGYTQIVSAESTSLGIGLGWSTSPYKSYSSNYYPIPHIDYDNGSFFIDDLSAGVYALNDDNQSLSFGARYLANEFKPHDSNNHKLKQLDSRHSTLLADIEYSFNTNWGIFSSSIGADILDNSNSILVNADYTVPYIENNLIVAPAIGINWANRKHNDYYYGISHKESARSGLGYFNADSSFTPYFEIAAQYSLTDNIATFGGVHIDKLTGDAADSPMVDDSTVTSIYMGVSYKF